A genome region from Sphingobium sp. CR2-8 includes the following:
- a CDS encoding ATP synthase F1 subunit epsilon has protein sequence MALHFELVTPEKLVRSMEVWQVVVPGTDGDFGVLEGHAPFMSTVRDGSIQIFASAGAAAEIIPVEGGFAEVNEKGLTVLAEKAG, from the coding sequence ATGGCACTGCATTTCGAACTCGTAACCCCCGAAAAGCTGGTCCGCTCGATGGAGGTCTGGCAGGTCGTGGTGCCCGGCACCGATGGCGACTTCGGCGTGCTGGAAGGCCATGCGCCCTTCATGTCGACGGTCCGCGATGGCAGCATCCAGATCTTCGCTTCGGCGGGCGCCGCGGCGGAAATCATCCCGGTCGAAGGCGGCTTTGCCGAGGTCAATGAAAAGGGCCTGACGGTGCTGGCCGAAAAGGCCGGCTGA
- the atpD gene encoding F0F1 ATP synthase subunit beta: MATTNNVGRISQVIGAVVDVTFPDALPAILSALETSNNGQRLVLEVAQHLGENTVRTIAMDSTDGLTRGQEVTDTGAQIVVPVGPATLGRILNVIGEPIDERGPVQTELRSPIHAKAPEFVEQSTESSILVTGIKVIDLLAPYAKGGKIGLFGGAGVGKTVLIQELINNIAKGHGGTSVFAGVGERTREGNDLYHEFLDAGVIAKDADGNAISEGSKVALVYGQMNEPPGARARVALSGLTIAEYFRDVENQDVLFFVDNIFRFTQAGAEVSALLGRIPSAVGYQPTLSTDMGQLQERITSTHKGSITSVQAVYVPADDLTDPAPATSFAHLDATTVLNRAISELGIYPAVDPLDSTSRVLEPRTVGQEHYDTARAVQSILQKYKSLQDIIAILGMDELSEEDKLTVARARKIQKFLSQPFHVAEVFTGISGKFVAVEDTVKSFKAVVDGEYDHLPENAFYMVGGIDEAIEKAKKLAAEAA, encoded by the coding sequence ATGGCAACCACCAACAATGTAGGCCGCATTTCGCAGGTCATCGGCGCCGTCGTCGACGTGACCTTCCCCGATGCGCTCCCCGCAATTCTTTCCGCGCTGGAAACCAGCAACAACGGCCAGCGCCTGGTGCTGGAAGTCGCCCAGCATCTGGGTGAGAACACCGTCCGCACGATCGCGATGGACTCGACCGACGGCCTGACCCGTGGGCAGGAAGTCACCGACACCGGCGCGCAGATCGTCGTGCCCGTCGGCCCGGCCACGCTCGGCCGCATCCTGAACGTCATCGGCGAGCCTATCGACGAACGTGGTCCGGTGCAGACCGAACTGCGCTCGCCCATCCATGCCAAGGCGCCCGAGTTCGTCGAACAGTCGACCGAAAGCTCGATCCTGGTCACCGGCATCAAGGTCATCGACCTTCTCGCCCCCTATGCCAAGGGCGGCAAGATCGGCCTGTTCGGCGGCGCGGGCGTAGGCAAGACGGTTCTGATCCAGGAACTGATCAACAACATCGCCAAGGGCCATGGCGGCACGTCGGTGTTCGCGGGCGTCGGTGAGCGGACCCGCGAGGGTAACGACCTGTATCACGAATTCCTGGACGCCGGCGTCATCGCCAAGGACGCCGATGGCAACGCCATCAGCGAAGGGTCGAAGGTTGCGCTGGTCTATGGCCAGATGAACGAGCCGCCGGGCGCCCGCGCCCGCGTCGCCCTGTCGGGCCTGACCATCGCCGAATATTTCCGCGACGTCGAAAATCAGGACGTGCTGTTCTTCGTCGACAACATCTTCCGCTTCACGCAGGCGGGCGCGGAAGTGTCCGCTCTGCTCGGCCGTATTCCTTCGGCCGTGGGCTATCAGCCGACCCTGTCGACCGACATGGGCCAGTTGCAGGAACGCATCACCTCCACGCACAAGGGGTCGATCACCTCGGTGCAGGCCGTCTACGTTCCCGCAGACGATTTGACCGATCCGGCGCCTGCGACCTCGTTCGCGCATCTGGATGCGACGACCGTTCTCAACCGCGCCATTTCGGAACTGGGGATCTACCCGGCGGTCGATCCGCTCGACTCCACCAGCCGCGTGCTGGAGCCGCGCACCGTGGGCCAGGAACATTATGACACCGCCCGCGCGGTCCAGTCGATCCTGCAGAAATACAAGTCGTTGCAGGACATCATCGCGATCCTGGGCATGGACGAGCTGTCGGAAGAGGACAAGCTGACCGTCGCCCGCGCGCGCAAGATCCAGAAGTTCCTGTCGCAGCCCTTCCACGTCGCCGAAGTCTTCACCGGCATCAGCGGCAAATTCGTCGCGGTGGAAGACACGGTCAAGTCGTTCAAGGCGGTCGTGGATGGCGAATATGACCATCTGCCCGAAAACGCCTTCTACATGGTCGGCGGCATCGACGAGGCCATCGAAAAGGCCAAGAAGCTGGCCGCCGAAGCGGCGTAA
- a CDS encoding F0F1 ATP synthase subunit gamma encodes MASLKELKIRIGSVKSTQKITKAKQMVAAAKLRKAQAAAEAARPYSQRLEAVVASLASKIAGGTGEGASPLLAGTGKDDVHLLVVANSDRGLAGAFNANIVKAARLKADELIKAGKTVKFYLIGRKGRPVINRMYPGSIVAQYDTTGTKQPGYDQAQAIAHELSEMYLNGKFDVAHLFYSRFKSALAQIPTEQQIIPVKIPADADRNAIPATVEFEPSEEAILDDLLPRNVAIQLFKALLENNASEQGASMTAMDNATRNAGDLISKLTIQYNRSRQAAITTELVEIISGAEAL; translated from the coding sequence ATGGCTAGCCTCAAAGAACTGAAGATCCGCATCGGGTCGGTCAAATCGACCCAGAAGATCACCAAGGCGAAGCAGATGGTCGCCGCCGCGAAGCTGCGCAAGGCGCAGGCCGCGGCAGAAGCCGCGCGTCCCTACAGCCAGCGGCTGGAAGCGGTCGTCGCCTCGCTGGCGTCCAAGATCGCCGGTGGTACGGGCGAAGGCGCCTCCCCCTTGCTGGCGGGCACCGGCAAGGACGACGTGCACCTGCTGGTCGTCGCCAACTCCGACCGTGGTCTGGCAGGCGCGTTCAACGCCAACATCGTCAAGGCCGCGCGGCTGAAGGCCGACGAACTGATCAAGGCTGGCAAGACGGTCAAATTCTACCTGATCGGTCGCAAGGGTCGTCCGGTCATCAACCGCATGTATCCCGGCAGCATCGTCGCGCAATATGATACGACGGGGACCAAGCAGCCCGGTTACGACCAGGCGCAGGCGATCGCGCACGAATTGAGCGAGATGTATCTGAACGGCAAGTTCGATGTCGCGCATCTCTTCTACTCACGCTTCAAGTCGGCCCTGGCGCAGATCCCGACCGAGCAGCAGATCATTCCGGTCAAGATCCCTGCGGACGCCGACCGCAACGCCATCCCCGCCACGGTCGAGTTCGAACCGAGCGAGGAAGCGATCCTGGACGATCTGTTGCCGCGCAACGTCGCGATCCAGCTATTCAAGGCGCTGCTGGAAAACAACGCATCAGAACAGGGCGCGTCGATGACCGCGATGGACAACGCCACGCGCAACGCCGGCGACCTGATCAGCAAGCTGACCATCCAGTATAACCGCAGCCGCCAGGCCGCGATCACCACGGAACTCGTCGAAATCATCTCGGGCGCCGAAGCCCTTTAA